In one window of Episyrphus balteatus chromosome 3, idEpiBalt1.1, whole genome shotgun sequence DNA:
- the LOC129915345 gene encoding ovarian-specific serine/threonine-protein kinase Lok isoform X1, with protein MARENPDTQGATQSQASNLWTQLESQPIENVVWGRLYGKNIKVKTLGTRVKHKILITNSSPPYVDLCHEKFAAGRGEGNDLALTLKELPEKMLCRISKVHFQIRRENCDLSKPVYIQDFSRNGTFVNGELIGTHKCRILQNDDVIALSHPNCQAFVFKDSNLNEGQDLPKEITSSYYVSKKLGFGACGIVRLVYDRRTCIKYAMKHVMKNMLAESTKVNNLNDPERVMNEAKIMKALEHPCVIKMHDIVDKPDSVYMVLEFMKGGDLLKRITTKKRLNDHISKLFFYQMCHAVKYLHDKGITHRDLKPDNVLLESADEETLLKVSDFGLSKFVQKNSVMRTLCGTPQYVAPEVLLTQGRGAYTKKVDIWSLGVVLFTCLSGTLPFHDDYGSPAIDQIKKGKFKFSHPAWKTVPQRAKSLITDMLTVDPNTRPSIDYVLNHSWLRDQVVISKAKVLMKVDKVAEMSDDENFLEPPQKRARR; from the exons ATGGCTCGTGAAAATCCAGACACACAAGGAGCCACCCAATCTCAGGCATCCAACTTGTGGACTCAACTCGAATCGCAACCCATCGAGAATGTAGTTTGGGGCAGACTTTATGGCAAAAATATCAAAGTTAAAACTTTGGGTACGAGAGTTAAACATAAAATCCTTATAACAAATTCGTCTCCTCCTTATGTTG ATTTGTGTCATGAAAAATTCGCAGCTGGTCGCGGAGAAGGCAACGATTTGGCTTTGACGCTCAAAGAACTACCTGAAAAGATGTTATGTCGCATATCGAAAGTTCATTTTCAAATTAGACGCGAGAATTGTGATCTCTCGAAGCCAGTTTATATTCAG GATTTTTCCCGTAACGGGACTTTCGTTAATGGTGAACTGATTGGAACACATAAGTGTAGAATCCTTCAGAATGATGATGTTATTGCCTTATCACATCCAAATTGCCAAG CATTTGTGTTTAAAGACTCTAATTTAAATGAAGGTCAAGATCTGCCCAAAGAAATCACATCTTCTTACTATGTAAGTAAAAAACTAGGCTTTGGTGCGTGTGGAATTGTAAGACTTGTGTACGATCGTCGTACATGCATTAAATATGCCATGAAACATGTTATGAAAAACATGTTAGCTGAAAGCACCAAAGTCAATAATCTCAACGATCCCGAAAGGGTTATGAATGAAGCTAAGATCATGAAAGCATTGGAacat CCTTGCGTTATAAAAATGCATGACATTGTAGACAAACCCGATTCGGTTTACATGGTTTTAGAATTTATGAAAGGTGGTGATCTACTCAAGAGAATTACAACAAAGAAACGACTAAACGATCATATCTCAAAGCTATTCTTTTATCAAATGTGCCACGCAGTCAAGTATTTGCATGACAAAGGCATCACTCACCGTGATCTCAAGCCAGACAATGTGTTGCTAGAGTCCGCCGACGAAGAAACTCTTTTAAAAGTTTCTGACTTTGGTCTCAGCAAGTTCGTTCAGAAGAACTCTGTTATGAGGACTTTATGCGGTACTCCACAGTATGTTGCTCCGGAAGTATTACTCACTCAGGGACGTGGTGCTTATACCAAAAAAGTTGATATTTGGAGTTTGGGCGTTGTGCTTTTCACATG CTTAAGTGGTACACTTCCATTCCATGATGATTATGGTTCTCCAGCTATTGATCaaataaaaaagggaaaatttaaattcagtCATCCAGCTTGGAAGACCGTCCCCCAACGTGCCAAATCACTCATCACAGACATGCTGACAGTTGATCCTAATACTCGACCTTCAATTGATTATGTTTTAAACCATAGTTGGCTGCGAGATCAAGTTGTCATCTCTAAAGCTAAGGTTTTAATGAAGGTCGATAAAGTGGCTGAAATGTCGGATGATGAGAATTTCTTGGAACCACCACAAAAACGTGCTAGACGATAA
- the LOC129915346 gene encoding malate dehydrogenase, mitochondrial-like: MNSLIRKCVRNFSLIATNSRKCKITICGAAGNLGRIISYCLKISPFDIHLSLFDTSTEIKQIADQLRLINTPNSLEEHVGPLKLRQSLKDSDIVAVVARSKPNPNKTFVPDTFEMNFPLVANIARCCMEICPEAILAISTNPLNSIIPGINELFTLQGYQHSHKILGITAMDLMQAGVVYAEALNIEPVDVFIPLTGGTTADTIAPIFSQAAVSEEEHPEELSVIDSERLHNRFLVKKKQANAAEFATGYAISQFIESIVRALNGERDVVETAFVAAPNEAPARYLISMVDLDQHGIETVYGPPKSINRFEKKLLYPALLNLQRDIIQAEQHAQTLVRNGIELRMMK, translated from the exons ATGAACAGTTTGATTCGAAAATGTGTTCGAAACTTCTCATTAATAGCAACAAATTCTCGCAAATGTAAAATTACCATATGTGGGGCAGCTGGAAATCTTGGACGTATAATATCGTATTGTTTGAAAATCTCTCCATTTGACATTCATTTGAGTCTCTTCGATACATCAACAGAAATCAAACAAATTGCCGATCAATTACGTTTGATAAATACACCCAATTCACTAGAAGAACATGTTGGACCATTGAAATTGAGACAATCTTTAAAG gACTCAGATATAGTTGCTGTTGTGGCCAGATCAAAGCCAAATCCAAACAAAACCTTTGTTCCTGATACATTTGAAATGAATTTTCCACTTGTTGCCAACATTGCTCGCTGTTGCATGGAAATATGTCCCGAAGCCATTCTAGCGATTTCAACAAATCctttaaattcaataattcCTGGTATTAATGAATTGTTCACTCTGCAGGGCTATCAACATTCGCATAAGATTCTAGGAATCACAGCAATGGACCTGATGCAGGCTGGTGTTGTATATGCAGAAGCTTTAAATATTGAACCGGTTGATGTGTTCATACCATTGACCGGAGGAACAACTG CTGACACCATTGCTCCGATATTTTCTCAAGCTGCTGTCTCTGAAGAAGAGCATCCTGAAGAACTTTCTGTCATCGACTCTGAACGACTTCATAATCGTTTTCTAGTCAAAAAGAAACAAGCAAATGCAGCCGAATTTGCAACTGGTTATGCTATAAGTCAGTTTATAGAATCAATAGTGAGAGCACTCAATGGGGAACGTGATGTTGTAGAAACGGCTTTTGTTGCTGCTCCCAATGAAGCACCAGCTAGGTATTTAATTTCGATGGTTGATTTAGATCAACATGGTATTGAAACGGTTTACGGACCACCGAAGAGCATTAATCGCTTTGAAAAGAAACTTCTCTATCCGGCTCTTTTGAATTTACAAAGGGATATTATTCAAGCGGAGCAACATGCTCAAACTTTGGTTAGAAATGGCATTGAATTGCGAATGATGAAGTAA
- the LOC129914803 gene encoding interferon-inducible double-stranded RNA-dependent protein kinase activator A homolog isoform X2: MANCEHPPPNSGYAPRRLYQNQNGTAPQPIIGTGGKDMSSRDNNEQIHASHQQSLPHPIQGGQAPPKSSHGGGHGGSGKFNKKDKTAEVIMGMDKMSIEESLKLHDSNNLAMKTPVSILQELLSRRGITPSYELIQMEGAIHEPTFRYRVSFNDKDVPFTAMGAGRSKKEAKHSAARALIDKLTGVQLPESQANDVDANSNCGGGGGDTKGGYSEKVMGNPIGWLQEMCMSRRWPPPTYETEMEVGLPHERLFTIACTILNFREMGKGKSKKIAKRFAASKMWQRLQENPLDNAQVNDAFRTGLDDEKTCLKAPSLNHIQLLAEIAQENQFEVTYVDIEEKTISNQCQCLVQLSTLPVAVCHGSGATLNDAQRHAAQNALEYLKIMTKK; this comes from the exons ATGGCAAACTGCGAACATCCACCACCTAATAGCGGCTATGCTCCGCGTCGTCTCTACCAAAATCAAAATGGTACCGCTCCTCAACCTATTATTGGCACTGGTGGCAAAGATATGTCATCGCGTGACAATAATGAGCAAATACATGCTTCCCATCAGCAATCTCTTCCGCATCCAATCCAAGGTGGCCAAGCACCACCCAAATCGAGTCATGGTGGTGGTCATGGTGGTTCGGGAAAGTTCAATAAGAAAGATAAAACCGCAGAGGTTATTATGGGCATGGATAAGATGTCCATTGAGGAATCTTTAAAACTCCATGATTCTAATAATCTTGCCATGAAAACTCCTGTGTCAATTTTGCAAGAGTTGTTGAGTAGGCGTGGAATTACTCCAAGCTATGAATTGATTCAAATGGAAGGAGCAATTCATGAGCCCACTTTTAGGTATCGAGTGTCTTTTAATGACAAGGATGTTCCCTTTACTGCTATGGGCGCAGGACGCTCTAAGAAGGAAGCCAAGCACTCGGCAGCGCGTGCTTTGATTGACAAACTGACTGGAGTTCAGTTGCCAGAGAGTCAGGCAAATGATGTCGATGCCAATTCGAATTGTGGAGGCGGTGGTGGAGA cacTAAAGGAGGATATTCTGAGAAAGTAATGGGCAATCCAATTGGATGGTTGCAAGAGATGTGCATGTCACGTCGTTGGCCACCACCAACTTACGAGACTGAAATGGAAGTTGGCTTGCCACATGAGCGTCTCTTTACCATTGCTTGCACCATTCTCAATTTCAGAGAAATGGGAAAGGGCAAGAGTAAGAAGATTGCTAAACGTTTTGCCGCAAGCAAAATGTGGCAACGTCTGCAGGAGAATCCCCTTGACAATGCTCAAGTAAATGACGCATTCCGGACCGGATTAGATGATGAG aaaaCTTGCCTCAAGGCTCCTTCTCTCAATCATATTCAACTCCTGGCTGAAATTGCCCAAGAAAATCAATTTGAAGTCACTTATGTTGATATCgaagaaaaaacaatatcaaatcAATGTCAGTGTTTGGTACAACTATCCACTTTACCAGTGGCTGTTTGTCATGGTTCGGGGGCTACTCTTAACGATGCTCAACGTCATGCAGCTCAAAATGCTTTGGAGTATTTGAAAATCATGactaaaaaatga
- the LOC129914803 gene encoding RISC-loading complex subunit tarbp2 isoform X3 — MANCEHPPPNSGYAPRRLYQNQNGTAPQPIIGTGGKDMSSRDNNEQIHASHQQSLPHPIQGGQAPPKSSHGGGHGGSGKFNKKDKTAEVIMGMDKMSIEESLKLHDSNNLAMKTPVSILQELLSRRGITPSYELIQMEGAIHEPTFRYRVSFNDKDVPFTAMGAGRSKKEAKHSAARALIDKLTGVQLPESQANDVDANSNCGGGGGDTKGGYSEKVMGNPIGWLQEMCMSRRWPPPTYETEMEVGLPHERLFTIACTILNFREMGKGKSKKIAKRFAASKMWQRLQENPLDNAQVNDAFRTGLDDENRNFSNYYGDLKDMQVPTITIQHSHKVSQFHKSLKNAAGEKLTKLQVL; from the exons ATGGCAAACTGCGAACATCCACCACCTAATAGCGGCTATGCTCCGCGTCGTCTCTACCAAAATCAAAATGGTACCGCTCCTCAACCTATTATTGGCACTGGTGGCAAAGATATGTCATCGCGTGACAATAATGAGCAAATACATGCTTCCCATCAGCAATCTCTTCCGCATCCAATCCAAGGTGGCCAAGCACCACCCAAATCGAGTCATGGTGGTGGTCATGGTGGTTCGGGAAAGTTCAATAAGAAAGATAAAACCGCAGAGGTTATTATGGGCATGGATAAGATGTCCATTGAGGAATCTTTAAAACTCCATGATTCTAATAATCTTGCCATGAAAACTCCTGTGTCAATTTTGCAAGAGTTGTTGAGTAGGCGTGGAATTACTCCAAGCTATGAATTGATTCAAATGGAAGGAGCAATTCATGAGCCCACTTTTAGGTATCGAGTGTCTTTTAATGACAAGGATGTTCCCTTTACTGCTATGGGCGCAGGACGCTCTAAGAAGGAAGCCAAGCACTCGGCAGCGCGTGCTTTGATTGACAAACTGACTGGAGTTCAGTTGCCAGAGAGTCAGGCAAATGATGTCGATGCCAATTCGAATTGTGGAGGCGGTGGTGGAGA cacTAAAGGAGGATATTCTGAGAAAGTAATGGGCAATCCAATTGGATGGTTGCAAGAGATGTGCATGTCACGTCGTTGGCCACCACCAACTTACGAGACTGAAATGGAAGTTGGCTTGCCACATGAGCGTCTCTTTACCATTGCTTGCACCATTCTCAATTTCAGAGAAATGGGAAAGGGCAAGAGTAAGAAGATTGCTAAACGTTTTGCCGCAAGCAAAATGTGGCAACGTCTGCAGGAGAATCCCCTTGACAATGCTCAAGTAAATGACGCATTCCGGACCGGATTAGATGATGAG aatcgcaatttttcaaattattatggTGATTTGAAAGATATGCAAGTGCCCACAATAACGATTCAACATAGTCATAAGGTATCTCAATTCCATAAATCATTGAAAAATGCAGCCGGAGAGAAATTAACTAAATTGCAG GTTCTGTAA
- the LOC129914803 gene encoding interferon-inducible double-stranded RNA-dependent protein kinase activator A homolog isoform X1 gives MANCEHPPPNSGYAPRRLYQNQNGTAPQPIIGTGGKDMSSRDNNEQIHASHQQSLPHPIQGGQAPPKSSHGGGHGGSGKFNKKDKTAEVIMGMDKMSIEESLKLHDSNNLAMKTPVSILQELLSRRGITPSYELIQMEGAIHEPTFRYRVSFNDKDVPFTAMGAGRSKKEAKHSAARALIDKLTGVQLPESQANDVDANSNCGGGGGDTKGGYSEKVMGNPIGWLQEMCMSRRWPPPTYETEMEVGLPHERLFTIACTILNFREMGKGKSKKIAKRFAASKMWQRLQENPLDNAQVNDAFRTGLDDENRNFSNYYGDLKDMQVPTITIQHSHKVSQFHKSLKNAAGEKLTKLQKTCLKAPSLNHIQLLAEIAQENQFEVTYVDIEEKTISNQCQCLVQLSTLPVAVCHGSGATLNDAQRHAAQNALEYLKIMTKK, from the exons ATGGCAAACTGCGAACATCCACCACCTAATAGCGGCTATGCTCCGCGTCGTCTCTACCAAAATCAAAATGGTACCGCTCCTCAACCTATTATTGGCACTGGTGGCAAAGATATGTCATCGCGTGACAATAATGAGCAAATACATGCTTCCCATCAGCAATCTCTTCCGCATCCAATCCAAGGTGGCCAAGCACCACCCAAATCGAGTCATGGTGGTGGTCATGGTGGTTCGGGAAAGTTCAATAAGAAAGATAAAACCGCAGAGGTTATTATGGGCATGGATAAGATGTCCATTGAGGAATCTTTAAAACTCCATGATTCTAATAATCTTGCCATGAAAACTCCTGTGTCAATTTTGCAAGAGTTGTTGAGTAGGCGTGGAATTACTCCAAGCTATGAATTGATTCAAATGGAAGGAGCAATTCATGAGCCCACTTTTAGGTATCGAGTGTCTTTTAATGACAAGGATGTTCCCTTTACTGCTATGGGCGCAGGACGCTCTAAGAAGGAAGCCAAGCACTCGGCAGCGCGTGCTTTGATTGACAAACTGACTGGAGTTCAGTTGCCAGAGAGTCAGGCAAATGATGTCGATGCCAATTCGAATTGTGGAGGCGGTGGTGGAGA cacTAAAGGAGGATATTCTGAGAAAGTAATGGGCAATCCAATTGGATGGTTGCAAGAGATGTGCATGTCACGTCGTTGGCCACCACCAACTTACGAGACTGAAATGGAAGTTGGCTTGCCACATGAGCGTCTCTTTACCATTGCTTGCACCATTCTCAATTTCAGAGAAATGGGAAAGGGCAAGAGTAAGAAGATTGCTAAACGTTTTGCCGCAAGCAAAATGTGGCAACGTCTGCAGGAGAATCCCCTTGACAATGCTCAAGTAAATGACGCATTCCGGACCGGATTAGATGATGAG aatcgcaatttttcaaattattatggTGATTTGAAAGATATGCAAGTGCCCACAATAACGATTCAACATAGTCATAAGGTATCTCAATTCCATAAATCATTGAAAAATGCAGCCGGAGAGAAATTAACTAAATTGCAG aaaaCTTGCCTCAAGGCTCCTTCTCTCAATCATATTCAACTCCTGGCTGAAATTGCCCAAGAAAATCAATTTGAAGTCACTTATGTTGATATCgaagaaaaaacaatatcaaatcAATGTCAGTGTTTGGTACAACTATCCACTTTACCAGTGGCTGTTTGTCATGGTTCGGGGGCTACTCTTAACGATGCTCAACGTCATGCAGCTCAAAATGCTTTGGAGTATTTGAAAATCATGactaaaaaatga
- the LOC129915876 gene encoding protein valois: protein MFPSSYGVLYKTPDYYHPPEDTTALASNTYYPNLNSRDYAKRPHNRQLRIHPAWECVAVNVDGTYALATNKLTGREWSSSLWGFERREHIGAEKKSLYKLQCHSLISAMHFVAKNILLISFHSGCVQLWSTKTEVRSINPYCLFMIGERYEHTHPILCLEKFNADPNKAITGGKDCMLKIWDMGKADLTSVHTLRHAHSDVITGVATSLSQPNIFATCSLDKSTLLWDDRQARPATAIYDNHTDCFKACAWATKAISPDEKIIHLGDEDGKILTCDIRKPNEYIEQFTYNDKPVRKIIPRGSRLAVIGDSNKVKAFDGDVQIYESSEPRNFVRDGLWTSDDEFFTIGFDGQLRTHVIAAPHRCGQCDECVANLEKKQKEINLPNEEP from the exons ATGTTCCCAAGCTCCTATGGTGTCCTCTATAAAACACCAGATTACTATCATCCGCCCGAAGATACCACAGCACTGGCCTCGAACACTTACTATCCCAATCTGAATTCCCGCGACTACGCCAAACGTCCACACAATCGCCAGCTACGCATTCATCCAGCATGGGAATGTGTAGCGGTGAATGTGGATGGGACATATGCTTTGGCAACCAACAAACTAACGGGCCGTGAATGGTCCAGCTCATTGTGGGGATTTGAACGTCGCGAACATATTGGCGCCGAAAAGAAATCCCTCTATAAGCTGCAATGCCATTCATTGATATCGGCAATGCATTTTGTTGCTAAAAATATT CTCCTTATATCCTTTCATTCCGGCTGCGTACAACTTTGGTCCACTAAAACCGAAGTGCGCAGCATTAATCCGTATTGTTTGTTCATGATTGGGGAACGTTATGAACATACCCATCCAATTTTATGCTTGGAAAAGTTCAATGCTGATCCAAATAAAGCAATTACCGGTGGGAAGGATTGTATGTTGAAG atTTGGGACATGGGAAAGGCAGATTTAACTTCCGTTCATACTTTGCGACACGCACATAGCGATGTCATTACAGGCGTTGCCACTTCTCTAAGTCAGCCGAACATCTTTGCCACTTGCTCTTTAGATAAATCCACATTATTGTGGGATGATCGACAAGCACGTCCGGCAACAG CAATATACGACAATCATACAGACTGCTTTAAGGCTTGCGCCTGGGCAACAAAGGCCATATCTCCAGACGAAAAGATCATCCATCTCGGCGACGAAGATggtaaaattttaacatgtgatATACGAAAGCCAAATGAATACATTGAACAATTTACTTATAACGACAAACCGGTCAGGAAGATAATTCCAAGGGG CTCCCGATTAGCTGTGATTGGTGATTCAAACAAAGTGAAAGCCTTCGATGGAGATGTACAAATTTACGAATCGTCCGAACCAAGGAATTTCGTTCGTGACGGTCTCTGGACATCGGACGATGAATTCTTTACAATTGGATTCGATGGACAGTTAAGGACGCACGTTATAGCTGCGCCACACCGTTGCGGACAGTGTGATGAGTGTGTCGCCAATTtggagaaaaaacaaaaagaaattaatcTTCCTAATGAAGAACCATGa
- the LOC129915345 gene encoding ovarian-specific serine/threonine-protein kinase Lok isoform X2 produces MARENPDTQGATQSQASNLWTQLESQPIENVVWGRLYGKNIKVKTLDLCHEKFAAGRGEGNDLALTLKELPEKMLCRISKVHFQIRRENCDLSKPVYIQDFSRNGTFVNGELIGTHKCRILQNDDVIALSHPNCQAFVFKDSNLNEGQDLPKEITSSYYVSKKLGFGACGIVRLVYDRRTCIKYAMKHVMKNMLAESTKVNNLNDPERVMNEAKIMKALEHPCVIKMHDIVDKPDSVYMVLEFMKGGDLLKRITTKKRLNDHISKLFFYQMCHAVKYLHDKGITHRDLKPDNVLLESADEETLLKVSDFGLSKFVQKNSVMRTLCGTPQYVAPEVLLTQGRGAYTKKVDIWSLGVVLFTCLSGTLPFHDDYGSPAIDQIKKGKFKFSHPAWKTVPQRAKSLITDMLTVDPNTRPSIDYVLNHSWLRDQVVISKAKVLMKVDKVAEMSDDENFLEPPQKRARR; encoded by the exons ATGGCTCGTGAAAATCCAGACACACAAGGAGCCACCCAATCTCAGGCATCCAACTTGTGGACTCAACTCGAATCGCAACCCATCGAGAATGTAGTTTGGGGCAGACTTTATGGCAAAAATATCAAAGTTAAAACTTTGG ATTTGTGTCATGAAAAATTCGCAGCTGGTCGCGGAGAAGGCAACGATTTGGCTTTGACGCTCAAAGAACTACCTGAAAAGATGTTATGTCGCATATCGAAAGTTCATTTTCAAATTAGACGCGAGAATTGTGATCTCTCGAAGCCAGTTTATATTCAG GATTTTTCCCGTAACGGGACTTTCGTTAATGGTGAACTGATTGGAACACATAAGTGTAGAATCCTTCAGAATGATGATGTTATTGCCTTATCACATCCAAATTGCCAAG CATTTGTGTTTAAAGACTCTAATTTAAATGAAGGTCAAGATCTGCCCAAAGAAATCACATCTTCTTACTATGTAAGTAAAAAACTAGGCTTTGGTGCGTGTGGAATTGTAAGACTTGTGTACGATCGTCGTACATGCATTAAATATGCCATGAAACATGTTATGAAAAACATGTTAGCTGAAAGCACCAAAGTCAATAATCTCAACGATCCCGAAAGGGTTATGAATGAAGCTAAGATCATGAAAGCATTGGAacat CCTTGCGTTATAAAAATGCATGACATTGTAGACAAACCCGATTCGGTTTACATGGTTTTAGAATTTATGAAAGGTGGTGATCTACTCAAGAGAATTACAACAAAGAAACGACTAAACGATCATATCTCAAAGCTATTCTTTTATCAAATGTGCCACGCAGTCAAGTATTTGCATGACAAAGGCATCACTCACCGTGATCTCAAGCCAGACAATGTGTTGCTAGAGTCCGCCGACGAAGAAACTCTTTTAAAAGTTTCTGACTTTGGTCTCAGCAAGTTCGTTCAGAAGAACTCTGTTATGAGGACTTTATGCGGTACTCCACAGTATGTTGCTCCGGAAGTATTACTCACTCAGGGACGTGGTGCTTATACCAAAAAAGTTGATATTTGGAGTTTGGGCGTTGTGCTTTTCACATG CTTAAGTGGTACACTTCCATTCCATGATGATTATGGTTCTCCAGCTATTGATCaaataaaaaagggaaaatttaaattcagtCATCCAGCTTGGAAGACCGTCCCCCAACGTGCCAAATCACTCATCACAGACATGCTGACAGTTGATCCTAATACTCGACCTTCAATTGATTATGTTTTAAACCATAGTTGGCTGCGAGATCAAGTTGTCATCTCTAAAGCTAAGGTTTTAATGAAGGTCGATAAAGTGGCTGAAATGTCGGATGATGAGAATTTCTTGGAACCACCACAAAAACGTGCTAGACGATAA
- the LOC129916012 gene encoding stAR-related lipid transfer protein 7, mitochondrial: MLNRLLNNLKHRSNVTLRQWSYQCEYIFAQRSRRAQQLLTFYHRVWGDTGFKELLRSYRTQFQPPIKGLMLSAVGALAFDWNNERIQLSKFEVCRPDMDFIDRVERALVCEVCQQWSREVCYCASNTDERIWEPYVTRDNYTIWKREEKPSLYAYKIYVHHDDVSADDFLNVQTDIEYRKKWDATAVKLEVIESDTMPNSNSDLLYWEMQWPRFFANRDYVYCRRILTDKENNAILIYNQSARHPKYPEDPYKVRVHEYWSYMVIKPYKNFHEPGIHYVLTYFDDPGLAIPARVKSWVTQSQMPDFLKRLYEATKEYARYRSQSKTQHISSQFKISTSEYRANEDRGSRLDSCGNVGGSSRVSKMEHIQIGK; encoded by the coding sequence ATGCTCAATCGCCTCCTCAACAACTTAAAACATCGCTCCAATGTTACTCTCCGTCAATGGTCTTATCAATGTGAATACATTTTTGCTCAACGTTCGCGACGTGCTCAACAATTGTTGACATTCTATCATCGCGTTTGGGGCGATACCGGTTTTAAAGAGCTCCTACGCTCCTATCGCACTCAATTCCAACCACCCATCAAAGGTTTGATGCTAAGTGCTGTAGGAGCTCTAGCTTTTGATTGGAACAACGAACGAATCCAATTGAGCAAGTTCGAAGTATGTCGACCGGACATGGATTTCATTGACCGTGTTGAACGGGCTTTGGTCTGTGAAGTATGCCAACAATGGTCGAGAGAAGTCTGTTATTGTGCGTCAAATACAGACGAACGAATATGGGAACCCTATGTGACTAGAGACAATTACACGATTTGGAAACGTGAAGAGAAACCTTCTCTGTATGCTTATAAGATTTACGTTCACCATGACGATGTGTCTGCCGATGACTTCCTCAATGTCCAAACTGACATTGAATATCGTAAAAAATGGGATGCCACAGCTGTCAAGTTGGAAGTCATCGAGAGCGACACGATGCCAAATTCGAATAGCGATTTACTTTACTGGGAAATGCAATGGCCAAGGTTTTTTGCAAACAGAGATTACGTTTACTGCCGTCGGATATTGACTGATAAGGAAAATAATGCTATTTTGATATACAATCAAAGTGCAAGGCATCCAAAGTACCCTGAAGATCCTTATAAGGTTCGAGTTCATGAATACTGGAGTTATATGGTTATAAAACCATATAAGAACTTTCATGAACCAGGGATTCATTATGTCTTGACTTATTTCGATGATCCGGGTTTGGCGATTCCGGCGCGAGTTAAATCATGGGTAACTCAAAGTCAAATGCCAGATTTCCTTAAAAGACTGTACGAAGCAACGAAAGAATATGCTCGTTATCGATCGCAGTCGAAAACGCAACATATTTCCAGTCAATTTAAGATTTCCACATCGGAATATCGAGCGAATGAGGATCGGGGTAGTCGATTAGATAGTTGCGGCAATGTTGGAGGAAGCTCTAGAGTATCAAAAATGGAACATATTCAGATTGGAAAGTAG